Proteins encoded by one window of Acidimicrobiales bacterium:
- a CDS encoding universal stress protein produces the protein MDAYEESMVAVGVDGSKESRATVRWAAAEAFWREAELCLVYAYTYPVSIAWHRLPLVARPECCDQAAEEMLAHIERDELGGYPSLAVRRIAVPGLAADVLMEVGRTADLLVVGATARHPLGHTLLGSVARALTR, from the coding sequence ATGGACGCGTATGAAGAGTCGATGGTCGCGGTGGGAGTGGACGGCTCCAAGGAGTCCCGAGCTACAGTTCGTTGGGCCGCCGCCGAGGCCTTCTGGCGCGAGGCGGAGCTCTGTCTCGTCTACGCCTACACATATCCCGTGTCGATCGCCTGGCACAGGCTTCCCCTCGTGGCCCGCCCGGAGTGCTGCGACCAGGCCGCCGAGGAGATGCTCGCCCACATCGAGCGAGACGAGCTCGGCGGGTATCCGAGCCTGGCTGTACGTCGGATAGCCGTTCCCGGACTTGCCGCCGATGTCCTCATGGAAGTCGGCCGCACCGCAGACCTGCTCGTGGTGGGTGCCACTGCCCGTCACCCACTCGGCCACACCCTGCTGGGTTCAGTGGCCCGGGCCCTTACCCGCC